From Bacteroidales bacterium:
GAATTGTGAATATGTTGTTCTTGGGAATCATGACATGCACGCAGCAGGCATCATTCCCAGGATCAACCCTGATTTTGGATACCCGGATAATTGGTTTCAACTGGATTACCATGAAAGAAAAAAAATTGCCTCTGATAAAATATGGTTGCATGAAGAAAATGATATAAATCCACTTTTTTCCCGGGATGATATTAAATATTTAAGATCATTACCTGAGTATGTTGTTCTACCTACAAAAAAGGGGAATATCCTGTTTTCACATTATGTATACCCCAATTTGACGGGTGTTGGAAAATCATTCTATACCTATTCTGATGAATTCAGAAAGCATTTTGAGTTTACCCGGCAAAAGAAGTCTCTTTATAGTTTTTTTGGCCATACCCATGTCAATGGTCTAATGAAGGTTATGCAAAAAAGGATAAAGAAATATAGATTTAGGCAAGCTGCTACAGTATCCAACCATAATGCGATTAGCGTGCCATCAATAGCTTTAAATGGCAAACGAAACGGTTTTTGTGTTTTTGATGTAAAAGAATTGGAAGTAAAGTCATTCAGAATATACTAAAACAGGATCATGGCATTGAATAAGAAATATAACTCATTCTTTTTTAGTATAATACTTCCTTCGATTATTGCAATCGTATTATTCATCATAGCCATTTGGGGGATTATATTGCCCTCATTTAAGAAAAACCTGATGGATCGGAAAAAAGAAATGACCCTCGAGCTTGTGAATGTTGCATGGAGTGTGTTGGATGATTACAATCAGGAATATATCAACGGTACATTAACAAAATCCGACGCCCAGGAAAGGGCAGCCAAACAGATTTCCCAAATGCGTTATGGCAGCGAAAATAAAGATTATTACTGGATAATCGATATGCATCCTACCATGATCATGCATCCATACAGGAATGAGCTGGAAAATAAAAACCTTTCGGAATATAAAGATCCAAATGGAAAAAGATTATTTGTCGAAGCGGTTGAATTGGTGAAAAAGCGAAATGAGGGTTTTATCCGCTATATGTGGCAATGGAAAGACGATCCCAACCGCATTGTCCCAAAATTGTCGTATGTCAAAGCTTTTCAGCCATGGGACTGGATTATAGGTACGGGCATATACATTGAGGATGTAAAACAGGAGATCGACCATCTGGAAAACCGATTAATTCATATTTCACTACTTATTACGGCAATTATTATAGCCATATTATCCTATGTTATTCGTCAAAGTTTGGGTATTGAAAACAAAAGAAGAGATGTAGAAGAGAAGCTCAAATTGTCGAGGCAAAAATACAAATCGCTTGTTGAAGCCTCCACTGAAGGCACCTTAATGATCGTAGATGAAGAAATAGTATTCAGCAACATCAAATTCAGCCAATTAATTGGCTTTGATATATCACAGCTCACAAACCTGAAATTTGAAGACTTGTTTAAAGCCAAATGGCGGGATATTGTTCAGTCATTTGATGACCCCACAAAATCCATCTCTTTTGAATCGCGAATCAAGAGTGGCAGAAATAAGGGGAAAGATGTGGTATTGTCCGTGTCAAAAGTAAAACATGGGAATAACGACGGATATATCGTTGTTGTAAAAGAAGTAACTCCTCAGAATACGATTGATAAGGAAACAGAAAATCTGGCCCGGGAATTAGAAACTGCTTTGCTGCTGATGAACCAACCCATTTACAGCTATGCAAGGGGTATTGTTAAATGTCACATGGATTCAACCATTCAGCATGTAATCGACCTCATGACAAGAAAAAGAAAGGACATTGTATTTGTTCACAAAGACAATACTATAATAGGAGTAATTAACACCAGCGATCTGAAAAAAAGGGTTCTGGCAAAAAATCTTGATTTACAAAGGAATACCCTGGAGATCATGAG
This genomic window contains:
- a CDS encoding metallophosphoesterase, encoding MKIAIISDIHEDIVNLKTALKQIEKIHADQIVCLGDISGYSIPYYNHLDTRNAHECLQLVRSNCEYVVLGNHDMHAAGIIPRINPDFGYPDNWFQLDYHERKKIASDKIWLHEENDINPLFSRDDIKYLRSLPEYVVLPTKKGNILFSHYVYPNLTGVGKSFYTYSDEFRKHFEFTRQKKSLYSFFGHTHVNGLMKVMQKRIKKYRFRQAATVSNHNAISVPSIALNGKRNGFCVFDVKELEVKSFRIY
- a CDS encoding cache domain-containing protein → MDRKKEMTLELVNVAWSVLDDYNQEYINGTLTKSDAQERAAKQISQMRYGSENKDYYWIIDMHPTMIMHPYRNELENKNLSEYKDPNGKRLFVEAVELVKKRNEGFIRYMWQWKDDPNRIVPKLSYVKAFQPWDWIIGTGIYIEDVKQEIDHLENRLIHISLLITAIIIAILSYVIRQSLGIENKRRDVEEKLKLSRQKYKSLVEASTEGTLMIVDEEIVFSNIKFSQLIGFDISQLTNLKFEDLFKAKWRDIVQSFDDPTKSISFESRIKSGRNKGKDVVLSVSKVKHGNNDGYIVVVKEVTPQNTIDKETENLARELETALLLMNQPIYSYARGIVKCHMDSTIQHVIDLMTRKRKDIVFVHKDNTIIGVINTSDLKKRVLAKNLDLQRNTLEIMSSPIITISENAFLYEALLDMKNNQVSHLGVTDNKGEIYGVISEKDLLHIQSNTISNLIHEAEKAENIRELKTIHSKLPVLINALIEVSTKTRNITNIITILADAISRRIIDMAIEELGQPPCDFAFMTMGSEGRMEQTLKTDQDNAIVFEDQGNETPAETYSYFQKLGERICKDLNYVGYNYCEGNNMAQNPKWTQPVSVWKEYFSSWINSSDPQSILDSSIFFDFRCLYGKEEFIDTLRQHVNKVTVNKPVFFYHLAQSIIKFKPPLSIFGNIVGNHQGADENIISMKKILLPVTGLIRIYALQNKVNETNSVLRLKQLYEQKVLNRSLYEELLQSYNFLMYQRLRFQSISILNNTAPGNDIDVGQLTHLEVSTLKKVFNEISNFQEKLNFDFKGE